The sequence CACTGATATAGCAGAGAAAAGGAGAGTTAGGACATTCTCTATTGCGATTCGTGCCTATTGCCTCAAACCATAACCTAACTGTCGTAACCAACGCTTTCTCTGCTATAGATCTTTTCTAGTGGCAATAGGATGTTGGAGCAAAGGTGAGAAGAAGAGAAGAATCACCCAATCTCCAAATAAACCTTGCACTCCAACTCGGCTTTGTATTTGAGCAGGGTACAGAATTGACCCCAGCTCACATTGCTGATTGCTTCGGCAAGGTTGTGATTCTGCACCATGTTTTTAACTGCTAGATCCTCCACCACAATCACATCGTCTTTGCAGGTAATTCTACTGTTCTAGGGTTGAGATTAACTAGGAGTTGGTTTCGCCAGATTCGGGTAAGAGCCAATTCATCAGGACTCCAAAGATACCGGATAAACCAATTCCTTCTAGGGCAAATTCTCCAGCTTTTATGCTCAGTCCGCCAACTCCAAAAACCAGGATAATGGAAGCGATCGCCAAATTTCGAGGTTTCATTAAATCTTCTCTAGAGCGAACCAGACTATTCATCCCCACTACCACAATTGTCCCGAACAAAATCACCAGAATTCCCCCCATAGCGGGTACGGGGATGGAGCGCAAAAAGGCCCCCAGTTTACCTACAAAGGCGAGTACAATCGCCAGAATTGCAGCCCAAGTCATGATACCGGCATTAAAGATTTTAATTAAGGCAACGGCTCCCGTCACTTCTGAGTAGGTGGTATTGGGCGGACCTCCCAAACAAGCCGCTAGACTGGTGGCGAGACCATCTCCGAGTAGGGTACGATGAATGCCAGGGTCTCGAAAGTAGTCTTTTTGAGAGACAGCACTGATGGCTAGGATATCGCCAAAGTGTTCAATGGCAGGGGCGATCGCGACGGGTACAATAAAGAGAATGGACGGTAAATGGAATTTGGGTAAGGTACATTCCGGCAGCGCAAACCAAGGAGCTTGAGCGATAGTGGTTAGATCGACCATTCCTAATGGAAATGCCACGATATAACCGACGAGTAAACCGGTCAAAATCGGCACTAATCTTAACCAGCCTCGACTGAATAAGACAGTTAATAATGTGGCTAGTAAAGCGCTGCCAGAAACGGCTAGAGCGGCTCCTTCACTGTATCCTTCACCTGCATTCGATGCCATCTGAATAGCAATGGGGGCAAGAGATAATCCAATCACCATAATTACCGGCCCCGTAACAATGGGCGGTAACAGCCGTAGCAAAAATCCAGAACCGCGCCATACAATTAATAAACTCAAGAGTAAATAAACGACACCCGCAGTCATTAATCCCGATAACGTTTCGGGTAACCCGTACTTTTCTACTCCCAGTTGAATGGGGGCAATAAAGGCAAAAGAAGAAGCTAAAAAAACTGGCACTTTCCCCCCAGTTACCCATTGAAACACCAAGGTTCCCAAACCAGCCGTTAATAGGGCAACATTCGGATTCAATCCGGTTAAAATGGGCACTAAAACCAAGGCTCCAAAGGCAATAGAGAGGATCTGAGCGCCCAAGGGAAAATAACGCCAACTAAAGCGATAGGCAGTTGGGTCGATCTCGGTTTCTTGGGTTTCTGGGTTAGGATTAGGA is a genomic window of Roseofilum reptotaenium CS-1145 containing:
- a CDS encoding uracil-xanthine permease family protein, encoding MIEPPNPNPETQETEIDPTAYRFSWRYFPLGAQILSIAFGALVLVPILTGLNPNVALLTAGLGTLVFQWVTGGKVPVFLASSFAFIAPIQLGVEKYGLPETLSGLMTAGVVYLLLSLLIVWRGSGFLLRLLPPIVTGPVIMVIGLSLAPIAIQMASNAGEGYSEGAALAVSGSALLATLLTVLFSRGWLRLVPILTGLLVGYIVAFPLGMVDLTTIAQAPWFALPECTLPKFHLPSILFIVPVAIAPAIEHFGDILAISAVSQKDYFRDPGIHRTLLGDGLATSLAACLGGPPNTTYSEVTGAVALIKIFNAGIMTWAAILAIVLAFVGKLGAFLRSIPVPAMGGILVILFGTIVVVGMNSLVRSREDLMKPRNLAIASIILVFGVGGLSIKAGEFALEGIGLSGIFGVLMNWLLPESGETNS